The following are encoded in a window of Corynebacterium argentoratense DSM 44202 genomic DNA:
- a CDS encoding dipeptidase, whose protein sequence is MSETTINPELNDQAARIRDVINGQRDHIKQQLTELVSYNSVHNEPSCEQDCAAAGAWVKSAMTEVGLDVREEKTADGSLAYIGTKHVSDTAPTVLLYCHYDVVPAGNPDLWVSGAFELTERDGRWYGRGTADCKGNVVMHFAALRAAEELGGAKCNITMLVEGSEERGGEGLDDLIKRHPELFEADTIIIADTGNVAVGVPTITTSLRGGAQVVVTVDTLRTQVHSGGFGGPAPDATFALMRIINSLRDESGAVTIDGVDCTRQWEGVGYDAETFRSDAGILDGVDILGDSTQIASQLWARPAISVTGFSSTPVAHAVNAVPNTAQAKLNLRIPAGLDSHDVVAKLEAHLRAHAPWGVKVDIEVSDVNQPFQGNTGRTLVSDCLGAAYGKDVEFCGTGGSIPLCTALQEAYPDAEIVLYGVEEPLCTIHSPNESVDPTEIEAIATAEALYLLNRS, encoded by the coding sequence ATGAGCGAAACCACCATCAATCCTGAACTCAACGATCAAGCAGCACGCATCCGCGACGTCATCAATGGACAGCGGGACCACATCAAACAACAACTCACCGAACTGGTCTCCTACAACTCCGTCCACAACGAGCCCAGTTGCGAACAAGACTGCGCAGCAGCAGGCGCGTGGGTGAAGTCCGCGATGACTGAAGTCGGGCTCGACGTCCGCGAAGAAAAAACCGCTGACGGATCCCTGGCATACATCGGCACCAAGCATGTCAGCGACACTGCCCCCACGGTCCTGCTGTACTGCCACTACGACGTGGTTCCCGCCGGCAACCCCGACCTGTGGGTCTCCGGTGCTTTCGAGCTGACCGAACGCGACGGCCGCTGGTACGGCCGCGGCACCGCCGATTGCAAGGGCAACGTGGTCATGCACTTCGCTGCTCTGCGTGCGGCGGAGGAGCTCGGCGGGGCGAAGTGCAACATCACCATGCTGGTGGAGGGCTCCGAGGAGCGGGGCGGCGAAGGCCTCGATGATCTGATCAAGCGCCACCCCGAGCTGTTCGAGGCAGACACCATCATCATCGCCGATACTGGCAACGTTGCGGTGGGCGTCCCAACAATTACGACGTCGCTTCGTGGCGGTGCGCAGGTTGTCGTCACGGTGGACACGCTGCGCACCCAGGTTCACTCCGGTGGTTTCGGCGGCCCCGCACCCGACGCAACCTTTGCACTGATGCGCATTATTAATAGCCTTCGTGATGAGTCAGGGGCGGTCACCATCGACGGAGTGGACTGCACCCGCCAGTGGGAGGGCGTGGGTTATGACGCCGAGACCTTCCGCAGCGACGCAGGCATCCTCGACGGTGTCGACATCCTCGGTGACAGCACCCAGATTGCCTCGCAGTTGTGGGCACGGCCGGCCATCAGCGTCACTGGTTTCAGCTCCACCCCGGTGGCTCATGCTGTTAATGCTGTTCCGAACACCGCCCAAGCAAAGTTGAACCTGCGCATCCCTGCCGGGCTGGACTCCCACGACGTTGTCGCCAAGCTTGAGGCGCATCTGCGTGCGCATGCTCCTTGGGGTGTGAAGGTCGACATCGAGGTAAGTGACGTCAATCAACCCTTCCAGGGCAACACGGGCCGGACGCTAGTCAGCGATTGCCTCGGCGCTGCCTATGGCAAGGATGTTGAGTTCTGTGGCACCGGTGGGTCGATCCCGCTGTGCACCGCTTTACAGGAGGCTTACCCGGATGCGGAGATCGTGCTCTACGGCGTGGAGGAACCATTGTGCACCATCCACTCACCCAATGAGTCCGTTGATCCGACCGAGATCGAGGCGATCGCTACAGCGGAGGCTCTGTACTTGCTCAACCGCTCTTAA
- a CDS encoding glutamate--cysteine ligase, with protein sequence MFPGSGPTVGIEYELALIDSEGQLVNRAQAVIDAASPMLAKCEAEVPRLEREFLANTVEVVTGVCDTIPQAMKQIRGGVRAVAEAAEGEGLAVWSAGSHPFAQWEDQEVSDKGTYSEIIERTQFWGRQMLIWGLHVHVGVSEQRRVWPIINALMVKFPHLLALSASSPAWNGVDTGYASNRTMLYQQLPTADIPYTFRSWAEYEDYMEQQGRSGVTSHTGSMHFDIRPAVEYGTVEVRVCDAPASLDDVESIAALIHALVVFYDKRLGEYIDAHGPDVSDEELFGVLPSLPHWHNAENKWRAARYGLDALVIADRDVREVDVREDLTALVEMLRPVANELGCAQALERVLSIEPGYVAQRRADSWKAAVLDTSQVLRASC encoded by the coding sequence ATGTTTCCTGGCTCGGGTCCCACTGTGGGTATTGAATACGAACTTGCGTTGATTGACTCCGAGGGACAGTTAGTCAATCGTGCGCAGGCGGTGATTGACGCGGCGTCACCGATGTTGGCTAAATGTGAAGCAGAAGTGCCCCGCCTGGAACGCGAGTTTTTGGCCAACACCGTTGAGGTCGTCACCGGTGTGTGCGACACGATCCCGCAGGCTATGAAGCAGATCCGTGGCGGTGTTCGCGCGGTGGCTGAGGCCGCTGAGGGCGAGGGCCTTGCCGTGTGGAGTGCTGGTAGCCATCCTTTTGCCCAGTGGGAGGACCAAGAAGTCTCCGACAAGGGCACGTATTCGGAGATCATTGAGCGCACGCAGTTTTGGGGCCGGCAGATGCTTATTTGGGGCCTGCACGTCCATGTGGGTGTGAGTGAGCAGCGCCGGGTGTGGCCGATTATTAACGCGCTGATGGTGAAGTTTCCGCACCTTCTGGCGCTGTCCGCTAGTAGTCCGGCATGGAATGGTGTGGATACTGGCTATGCGTCGAATCGTACGATGTTGTACCAGCAGTTGCCGACCGCCGATATACCCTATACCTTTCGCTCCTGGGCGGAGTACGAGGACTATATGGAGCAGCAGGGGCGCTCTGGCGTGACTAGTCATACGGGGTCGATGCATTTCGATATTCGTCCCGCGGTGGAATATGGCACGGTCGAGGTCCGTGTGTGTGATGCTCCTGCGTCGCTTGATGACGTCGAGTCGATTGCGGCACTCATTCACGCTCTGGTTGTGTTTTACGACAAGCGGCTGGGTGAGTACATCGACGCCCACGGGCCGGATGTCAGCGATGAGGAACTTTTTGGTGTGCTGCCCAGCCTGCCCCATTGGCATAATGCAGAAAACAAGTGGCGTGCTGCTCGCTATGGTTTGGATGCACTCGTGATTGCGGACCGTGACGTGCGTGAGGTCGATGTGCGCGAGGATCTCACCGCGCTCGTTGAGATGCTGCGGCCAGTAGCCAATGAGCTCGGGTGTGCGCAGGCTTTAGAACGCGTGTTGTCTATTGAGCCCGGCTATGTTGCTCAACGTCGTGCTGATTCCTGGAAGGCTGCCGTCCTGGACACCTCCCAGGTGCTGCGCGCCAGCTGCTAG